The Ensifer adhaerens genome contains a region encoding:
- a CDS encoding alpha-glucosidase/alpha-galactosidase, whose protein sequence is MATFKIAIIGAGSIGFTKKLFTDILAVPELRDIEVALTDLSARNLEMIKAILDRIVEVNRLPTKVTATTDRLKALEGARYIISCVRVGGLEAYADDIRIPLKYGVDQCVGDTICAGGILYGQRNIPVILDFCRDIRAVAEPGAKFLNYANPMAMNTWAAIEYGKVDTVGLCHGVQHGGEQIAEILGAGEGELDYICSGINHQTWFVDVRLKGRKVGKDELVAAFEAHPVFSQQEKLRIDVLKRFGVYSTESNGHLSEYLPWYRKRPEEISRWIDMSDWIHGETGGYLRHSTETRNWFETEFPQFLEAAGKPLDHSRRSNEHASHILEALETGRVYRGHFNVKNSGVITNLPTDAIIESPGFVDRFGINMVSGITLPEACAATCLSSINVQRMSVHAAVTGDLDLLKLAMLHDPLVGAICTPEEVWQMVDEMVVAQAEWLPQYAHAIDGAKERLRSATVTTRDWNGAARRQVRSPDELRAERQAARAAG, encoded by the coding sequence ATGGCCACATTCAAGATCGCCATCATCGGCGCCGGCAGCATAGGCTTCACCAAGAAGCTCTTCACCGACATCCTCGCCGTGCCGGAGTTGCGCGATATCGAGGTGGCGCTGACCGACCTCAGCGCCCGCAATCTCGAGATGATCAAGGCGATCCTCGACCGGATCGTCGAGGTCAACCGCCTGCCGACGAAGGTAACGGCGACGACCGATCGGTTGAAGGCGCTCGAAGGCGCGCGCTACATCATCAGCTGCGTTCGCGTCGGCGGTCTCGAAGCCTATGCCGACGACATCCGCATTCCCTTGAAGTACGGCGTCGACCAATGCGTCGGTGATACGATCTGCGCCGGCGGGATCCTCTACGGCCAGCGCAACATTCCCGTCATCCTCGACTTCTGCAGGGACATTCGTGCTGTCGCCGAGCCGGGCGCGAAGTTCCTGAACTATGCCAACCCGATGGCGATGAACACCTGGGCGGCGATCGAATACGGCAAGGTCGATACGGTCGGCCTCTGCCATGGTGTCCAGCACGGTGGCGAACAGATCGCCGAGATCCTCGGCGCCGGCGAAGGCGAGCTCGACTACATCTGCTCCGGCATCAACCACCAGACCTGGTTCGTCGATGTCAGGCTCAAGGGCCGAAAGGTAGGCAAGGACGAACTTGTCGCCGCTTTCGAGGCGCACCCGGTGTTTTCGCAGCAGGAGAAGCTCCGGATCGACGTCCTGAAGCGCTTCGGCGTCTATTCGACCGAAAGCAACGGCCATCTCTCCGAATACCTGCCCTGGTACCGCAAGCGCCCGGAGGAAATTTCCCGCTGGATCGACATGTCGGACTGGATTCACGGCGAGACCGGCGGCTATCTCCGCCATTCGACCGAGACCCGCAACTGGTTCGAGACCGAGTTTCCGCAGTTCCTGGAAGCCGCCGGAAAGCCGCTCGATCACAGCCGTCGCTCGAACGAGCATGCGAGCCATATCCTTGAGGCGCTGGAAACGGGGCGTGTCTATCGCGGCCATTTCAACGTCAAGAATTCTGGCGTCATCACCAATTTGCCGACCGACGCGATCATCGAATCGCCCGGCTTCGTCGACCGCTTCGGCATCAACATGGTCTCGGGCATCACGCTTCCTGAGGCTTGTGCCGCGACCTGCCTGTCGTCGATCAACGTCCAGCGCATGTCGGTGCATGCGGCTGTCACCGGCGACCTCGACCTTTTGAAACTGGCGATGCTGCACGACCCGCTCGTCGGCGCGATCTGCACGCCGGAGGAGGTCTGGCAGATGGTCGACGAAATGGTGGTCGCTCAGGCTGAGTGGCTGCCGCAATACGCCCATGCCATCGACGGCGCCAAGGAACGGCTGAGGAGCGCCACCGTCACCACACGTGACTGGAACGGTGCCGCACGCCGGCAGGTGCGCTCGCCCGACGAGCTGCGTGCCGAGCGACAGGCCGCCCGCGCCGCCGGGTAG